A stretch of Pomacea canaliculata isolate SZHN2017 linkage group LG6, ASM307304v1, whole genome shotgun sequence DNA encodes these proteins:
- the LOC112565782 gene encoding uncharacterized protein LOC112565782 isoform X2 yields MLNPGLLAFPEAVAVSASSLSPSSGISNSFPSLILHSLPSSNLTGLPSASVFQGNSFSCPQQSTQTREANLTTASLAPIISPCSLSSKAQNSTPLCSFDVLSLNPAADSHPNKNGGQDEKPKLQSYGLQRGLEWKIVGVTSLSESFPKGMLIQSAAATHNNQQQESPDVQQMPERSTSSRTGPGAVSPKGNEQWTIVGVTSLDQAVGFTGTLPLISSPTTLVSQTSAKTPAELPTQEIYDTNSVGGGGVDAGVPLLPGDPSALCCQWKIAGITTLPVPTVITAPQANLPNSAVPQLVEDSPGSKASPYRVEEGPKWKVVGMTSISSEKLGDAPGKSCAFSHHGSSRTSSIGSSCTSFSCWRRCLEGGRGCAVASDSLCS; encoded by the coding sequence ATGCTAAACCCAGGTCTACTTGCTTTCCCTGAAGCTGTAGCCGTCAGTGCATCTTCATTGTCGCCATCATCTGGCATCTCCAACTCCTTCCCATCACTGATACTTCACTCACTCCCATCATCAAACTTGACTGGACTTCCATCAGCATCAGTTTTTCAGGGAAATAGCTTTTCGTGTCCTCAGCAATCCACCCAAACAAGAGAGGCAAATCTGACTACAGCTTCTTTGGCACCCATTATATCTCCATGTTCTTTGTCTTCAAAAGCACAAAATTCAACACCTCTTTGCAGTTTTGATGTGCTATCCTTAAATCCAGCTGCAGACAGTCACCCAAATAAGAATGGTGGTCAAGATGAGAAACCGAAACTACAAAGCTATGGCCTGCAAAGGGGACTAGAGTGGAAAATAGTGGGAGTTACGTCTTTGTCAGAAAGCTTCCCAAAGGGAATGCTGATCCAGTCTGCAGCAGCAACACATAATAACCAGCAGCAGGAATCTCCTGATGTCCAGCAAATGCCCGAGAGATCCACTTCTTCAAGGACTGGTCCTGGTGCAGTCTCGCCTAAAGGCAATGAACAGTGGACTATTGTAGGGGTGACATCGCTAGATCAGGCAGTTGGTTTTACAGGCACACTGCCACTAATTTCATCCCCAACCACACTAGTCAGTCAGACATCAGCAAAGACACCAGCAGAGCTACCAACGCAGGAAATATACGACACTAACAGTGTtggaggtggtggtgttgatgctgGTGTGCCATTATTGCCGGGTGACCCATCAGCACTCTGTTGCCAGTGGAAGATTGCAGGCATCACTACTTTACCTGTGCCTACTGTGATTACTGCTCCACAGGCGAACCTTCCCAACTCTGCAGTGCCGCAGCTAGTGGAAGACAGCCCTGGCTCAAAAGCAAGCCCATATCGTGTGGAGGAGGGTCCAAAATGGAAGGTAGTTGGCATGACTTCAATTAGTTCAGAGAAACTGGGGGATGCTCCAGGCAAGTCCTGTGCCTTTAGTCACCATGGCAGCAGCAGGACCTCTAGTATCGGTTCCAGCTGCACCAGCTTCAGCTGTTGGAGAAGGTGCCTGGAAGGTGGTAGGGGTTGTGCCGTTGCCTCAGACAGCTTGTGCTCCTAA
- the LOC112565782 gene encoding uncharacterized protein LOC112565782 isoform X1, with amino-acid sequence MSLGSDMLNPGLLAFPEAVAVSASSLSPSSGISNSFPSLILHSLPSSNLTGLPSASVFQGNSFSCPQQSTQTREANLTTASLAPIISPCSLSSKAQNSTPLCSFDVLSLNPAADSHPNKNGGQDEKPKLQSYGLQRGLEWKIVGVTSLSESFPKGMLIQSAAATHNNQQQESPDVQQMPERSTSSRTGPGAVSPKGNEQWTIVGVTSLDQAVGFTGTLPLISSPTTLVSQTSAKTPAELPTQEIYDTNSVGGGGVDAGVPLLPGDPSALCCQWKIAGITTLPVPTVITAPQANLPNSAVPQLVEDSPGSKASPYRVEEGPKWKVVGMTSISSEKLGDAPGKSCAFSHHGSSRTSSIGSSCTSFSCWRRCLEGGRGCAVASDSLCS; translated from the exons ATGAGCCTTGGTTCAG ATATGCTAAACCCAGGTCTACTTGCTTTCCCTGAAGCTGTAGCCGTCAGTGCATCTTCATTGTCGCCATCATCTGGCATCTCCAACTCCTTCCCATCACTGATACTTCACTCACTCCCATCATCAAACTTGACTGGACTTCCATCAGCATCAGTTTTTCAGGGAAATAGCTTTTCGTGTCCTCAGCAATCCACCCAAACAAGAGAGGCAAATCTGACTACAGCTTCTTTGGCACCCATTATATCTCCATGTTCTTTGTCTTCAAAAGCACAAAATTCAACACCTCTTTGCAGTTTTGATGTGCTATCCTTAAATCCAGCTGCAGACAGTCACCCAAATAAGAATGGTGGTCAAGATGAGAAACCGAAACTACAAAGCTATGGCCTGCAAAGGGGACTAGAGTGGAAAATAGTGGGAGTTACGTCTTTGTCAGAAAGCTTCCCAAAGGGAATGCTGATCCAGTCTGCAGCAGCAACACATAATAACCAGCAGCAGGAATCTCCTGATGTCCAGCAAATGCCCGAGAGATCCACTTCTTCAAGGACTGGTCCTGGTGCAGTCTCGCCTAAAGGCAATGAACAGTGGACTATTGTAGGGGTGACATCGCTAGATCAGGCAGTTGGTTTTACAGGCACACTGCCACTAATTTCATCCCCAACCACACTAGTCAGTCAGACATCAGCAAAGACACCAGCAGAGCTACCAACGCAGGAAATATACGACACTAACAGTGTtggaggtggtggtgttgatgctgGTGTGCCATTATTGCCGGGTGACCCATCAGCACTCTGTTGCCAGTGGAAGATTGCAGGCATCACTACTTTACCTGTGCCTACTGTGATTACTGCTCCACAGGCGAACCTTCCCAACTCTGCAGTGCCGCAGCTAGTGGAAGACAGCCCTGGCTCAAAAGCAAGCCCATATCGTGTGGAGGAGGGTCCAAAATGGAAGGTAGTTGGCATGACTTCAATTAGTTCAGAGAAACTGGGGGATGCTCCAGGCAAGTCCTGTGCCTTTAGTCACCATGGCAGCAGCAGGACCTCTAGTATCGGTTCCAGCTGCACCAGCTTCAGCTGTTGGAGAAGGTGCCTGGAAGGTGGTAGGGGTTGTGCCGTTGCCTCAGACAGCTTGTGCTCCTAA